The DNA window CTGGTCCAACGTTATTGTCCATGAAGGGGAGAGCGTCACGCTACTCAGCGACCTCGATGGCAAAGTTATCGGCGTGGTCAAAAGTGATTATTACGCCAAGTTGTTCGCCCGCGACCTGCAGCTGCAGAATATCAGCTGTAACTTCCGCGAGTACGATGCCTTCATCGATGTGCTGAACGCCGTCAATGCGAAAAAAATTGATGCCGGGTTCATCGGCCGCTTCAGCCTTTCCTATATTCTAAAAACCCACCAGGAGATATCGGGCATCAAGGTGATGCCGGGTTCCTTTTACCACGAATCGCTGTTCTTTGGCATCCACCCGCAAAAAGCCGACGTGGTGCCGCTGCTTGATGCCTACCTGCGGGAAGCCCGGCGCGACAAGAAGAGCACGCTCAATCAGGCCTACGAGCGCTGGTTCGGGCAGACCTACTTCCAGAAGCGGCTGGTGTTCCTTTCCAAAAACTACCTGTGGATCCTGCTGGCGGTGGCGGCGATTATCGCCGTTTTCATTTTTTTTAACCTTTTGCTCCGCAGCCAGGTCAAACGCAGCGTCTATGAGGTCAACCGCCAGAAATCGTATTTCGAAAACCTTTTCAAGAATATTCCCGTCGGCATTATCATCCTGGACGCGAACAACCGCGTGGCCGACATGAACCAGGAGTTCGCCTCCCTTTTCGGTTATACGCTCGCCGAGATCAAGGACCGGGAGCTTGACAGCCTGATTTCCACCGAGGAGACGCTTGAGCAAGCGCTCGGCTTGAGCCGGCAGGCCGCCAGCGGGGAGAGGGTGTATGCCGACGGCAAGCGCAAAAACAAGTCGGGCCAGGTGCTGGATTTTCATATTATCGCCGCGCCCATCGTGATGGGAAGCAAGGTGCTGGGCATCATCGGCATCTACCTGGACATCAGCGAAAGAAAGAGGATGCAGGAGGAGATCATCAAGGCCAAGAACATCGAATCGGTCGGGGTTCTGGCCGGAGGCATCGCCCACGATTTCAACAACATGCTGACCGGAATTATGGGCAATATCTCGGTGGCCAGGAAGATGTCCACCGATCGGCAAATCGGGAGCATCCTGGAAAAAGCCGAAAAAGCGGCTTTGAAAGCCAGTGGCTTGACCCAGCAGCTGCTGACTTTTTCCAAGGGCGGTTTCCCGGTCAAGAAGGTGAGCTACCTGCCCGACCTGGTCAAGGATGCCCTGGACCTGGTACTCTCCGGCAGCAACGTCCGTGCCACGGTGGTCATCTCCGACAAGATTCCCCCTTGTGAAATCGATGTGACCCAGATCAGCCAGGTGATCCACAACCTGCTCATCAATGCCCGCGAGGCCATGCCCGACGGCGGGAGTATCGACATCAGTATCCGCAATCACCACCAGGGCAAAAGCGATGAGTTCATAAAAAAGGGTCATTACGTTTCCCTGGTGGTTGCCGACCATGGTCAGGGCATCGCCGAGGAGGATTTGCCGCGCATCTTTGCCCCTTACTTCACCACCAAGCAGACCGGCTCGGGGCTCGGCCTGGCCATCGCCTATTCCATCGTCACCAAGCATCACGGCTACATCAAGGCGGTTTCGACCATCGGCCAGGGAGCGACCTTCACCGTGTTCCTGCCGGCCACGCAGAAGAGCGTTGCCAGCCATCACCGAACGCCGGCCGCCCAGGCCGGCCCGGGCCGGATCCTGCTGATGGATGATGAAGAGATCGTCCGCGAGGTGTTCGTCGACATGCTGCGCGGCTCCCTCTACCGGGTGGATGTTGCCGCCAGCAGCGGCGAAGCCCTGGAAAAATTCCAGGGCGCGCTCCAAGCAGGTGATGCCTACGATTTACTGTTTCTGGATCTGACCGGACCCGGCGACATCGGCGGCATCAAGACCCTGGAAAAGGTCCTGGCCATCGACCCGAAAACGATCGCCGTGGCCATCAGCGGTTACAGCATCAGCGAGGTCGGCACCAATCCCGCCCGGTTCCATTTCAAGGATTTCCTGTCAAAGCCTTTCCATACCGATGACCTGCTGCAAATGATCGCCAGGAACCTAAAAAAGCGCTATTGAGCGGGTTTTTGGCCGCCCCCCTACGTCCTTTGCCCGCGATGGTGTAAAAAAAAGGGGGCGGTCCGGGCCGCCCCCTTCATCCTTGGAGGGAGGATTGGAGAGAAATTTCTAGTTTTCGCCTTCCTGGCGTTCTTCGAAACGGTGCTGCCGGTTTTCGCGGACGCGGTCGCGGAACTCTTTTTTAAGCTCGTCGCACTTGGCCACCTGCTCGGGGGTGAGCAGGGCCTTGAGATCCTGCTGGAAACCCAGGCGGGCAATCTGCATCTCGGCGTGCATGTCGGCCTGGTCGCGGATCATGGCCTCGGCATCCTTCATGTTCACCGCGTCGGCTTCCAGGGTCTTGCGCAGCTTCAGAGCCTTGATCTCCATGTCGGCGCGGAACTTGATCGACCATTGCTCGTGGGCTTCGAGCAAGGCGCTGATTTTCTTTTCCTGATCGCCATTCAAGCCGATCTTGTCCTTGGCTTTCAACAGCAGACGGACCGGGATGAACTTTTCCATGGCAAAAAGGGCCTGGGCCCGGCGGCCGCGCTCCGGCCGCATCCCGCGCCAGCCTTGTTGGGCGCTCAGCAAAACGGTTGTCGCCAACACCAGCATGACCACGACCATCCATGACTTATTTTTCATTTCAACCTCCTGTTTGCATTGTCGCCCGTAAAACATCCGGCCGGGCAATTTCTTGCAGGCCCGCGCAGCCGTCGGCGGCGAGTGTTCCCGGTTGCAGGGGCGGCTTCCCAATCTGCCGCGGATTCGCTATAATATGCTTCAAGGAGCGCGCATGCTTAGCCTGGACGGGTTTTCGAACTATTTTTCCGATCCGGTCACTCGTCATTAAATTGCCAGCCTACAAAGTAAAAGTCAGCCGCAGGATCTTCGCTTCCGTTGACACCGGTTTCGGGGTGTTCAAGGTGATGCTGGACGGCTCGCGCCAGAGCCGGGTCATCGTCGGCAACCTGTTCTCCCTGCACGAAGGCGACTGGCTGCAGATCGAGGGCGAGGAAGCGGACCATCCGCGCTACGGTTCGCAGATCAAGGTCAGCCGCTTCGAGCTCATCCCGCCCGGAGACGACGAGGGCATCGCCAAGTACCTCTCGTCGGGGCGCTTCAAGGGCATCGGCAAAAAGACCGCCCAGAAGATCGTCGCCCATTTCGGCGCCCAGACGTTCGCTGTCCTGGAAAATACGCCGGAGCGGCTGGGCGAGATCGCCGGTCTTAAGAAAACGATCATTGCCGACATAAAGAAAGGCGTCCGCGACAGCCGGGTGCTGCGCGACCTGACTGTGAAGCTGACCCCGTTCGGCGTCGGCAGCGAAACGGTTTTCAGGATTTACCGCGAATTCGGCGACCTGGCGCTGGCGTTGGTCGAAAGCAATCCCTACTTGCTGATCGAACGGGTGCGCGGCATCGGTTTCCGCATCGCCGACACCATCGCCCGCGCTGTGGGCATCGCCAAGAGCGACGGCCAGCGGCTGCGGGCCGGCATCCTCTATATCCTGGACCAGAGCGAATTCCAGCACGGCGACCTGTATATCGATCAGGACGAGCTGCTGCAAAAGTGCTCTTGGCTGCTCGACGTCGCCGACAGCGACGTTTTCATTGCCCTGGAAAAGATGATCGAGCGCGGCGAACTGTGCCGCCAGGAAATCCCGGAAAAATGCATCGTCAAGCCGCACAACGACCTGATCGAAAGGCAGTCGGCCCGACGCCTCTTCGAATTGAGCCGGGGCTTCGGCGCCGAGCGGGAACTGGCGGTCAATTTTGAAGCCGTGTTTGAAAAATTGGCCCTGGAATTGACCGTCGAGCAGAAAAAAGCGGTCCTGGCCGCGGTGCAAAACCGGCTGACCATCATCAGCGGCGGTCCCGGCACGGGAAAAACCACCATCATCCGCGCCATCATCGAGGTCCTGCGCGCCAACCGCAAGACGATCCTGATCGCCGCCCCGACCGGGCGGGCCGCCAAGCGCATCGAGGAGAGCTCGTTCTACCAGGCGTCGACCATCCACCGTTTGCTCAAGGTCAATCCCGAAAACGGCCAGTTCGCGCACGACGCCCGCAACCCGTTGTTGACGGACGCCATCATCGTCGACGAGTTTTCCATGGTCGATTCCTTCATCCTCCACTCGCTGCTGCAGGCGCTGGCCGCCGACACCCAGCTGCTCATCATCGGCGACAAGGACCAGCTGCCCTCGGTCGGCCCGGGCAACGTGTTGCGCGACATGATCCAAAGCGACTATTTCCACACCATCTACCTGAGCCGCAATTTCCGCCAGAACCAGGACAGCCTGATCGTCGAGAACGCCTTCCGGGTGAACAGCGGCGAAGCGCTCCTTTTCCCCCCCTATTCGCCGGAGCTCGATTTCGTCCTCCTGCCGGTGCAGGGTGACGCCCAGGTCCTGGAAAAGGTGGAGGGCATCGTCCGCTATTACCAGGACGAATACTCCTTCAATTCCACCGCCCTGCAGATCCTCATGCCCATGTACCGCGGCGATGCGGGCATCGACCGCATCAACCGGCTGGTCCAGGAAAAATTCAATCCCGAACCCTTCCTGCTGCAAAGGGAAAAAACGGCCTTCAAGCGCCTGGACAAGGTGATGCAGACCCGGAACGATTACGACAAGCAGGTCTTCAATGGCGACCTGGGCATCGTCGAGGGCTACGACGGCCGCAACAAGCTGCTGGTGGTGAGCTTTGACGGGGCGCTGGTCGAATACGGCGGCGACGAGCTGGACGAGCTCGTCCTCTCCTACGCCGTCTCGGTGCACAAGGCGCAGGGTTCGGAATACGACGTCGTCGTTCTGGGGCTGCTGCCGTCCCACGCGCGCATGCTCAGCCGCGAACTTTTTTACACGGCCATCACCCGGGCCAAAAAAAAGCTGATTCTGCTGTCGGATGAGAAAACGGTGGCCCGCGCCTGCGCCAACTCGCAGCCGACCCGGCGCAAGACGCTGCTGCCGTTGAGGCTGCGGGAAGCTTTTTCCAAGCCGGCTGTGCTATAATTCGCGGATGGAATCCATCGCTTCCACCCCGATGCTCCGCCAGTATCTGGAGATCAAAAAGAGCTACCCCGACGCCATCCTGTTTTTCCGCCTGGGCGATTTTTACGAGATGTTTTTCGACGACGCCAAGACCGCCGCCCCGATCCTGGAAGTGGTCCTGACCTCGCGCAACAAGAGCAAGGAGGACGCGGTGCCGCTGTGCGGCGTCCCCCACCACGCCTGGGAAAATTACGCCGCCAAGCTGCTGCGCCGCGGCTTCAAGGTAGCCATCTGCGAACAGGTCGAGGACCCGGCCCTGGCCAAGGGGCTCGTGCGCCGCGAGGTGACCCACATCCTGACCCCGGCCACGGCCCTGGAGGTCGAGGCGCTGAACAGCGGCCAGAGCAATTTCATCGCCGTCATCCGCCGCCAGGGGCCGGCGCTGGCCCTGGCCTCGCTGGACCTGGCGGTCTCCGATTTTGAGGTGAAAACATTCGCCAGCGGCGATGAAGAAGCGCTGGTCAACGAACTCTACCGGAAATTTCCCAAGGAAATCATCGTTGCCGCCAAATACGAAAACGAGTTCCGCGCCCTGACCAAGCGCTTCCCCGAGTTCGGCGACATAACGGTCACCGTCTATGCCGACGCCGAATTCAACGCCGTGGACAGCGCCCAGGTGCTGAAGCACCAGTTTAACCTGGCCAGCAGCGAGGGGCTGGGGCTGGACGACCACCCGGCCGCCATGGCCGCGGCCGGAGTGATGATCAAGTACTTGCGCTCGATCCGCCGCGGCTCCTTGGCCCACCTCTCGCCGCCCCGCTTCAACGCCAAGGAGGATTACCTGGTCTTGGACGCGGTCTCGTTCCGTAACTTGGAAATCGTCCTCAACCTGCGCAGCGGCACGGCCACCGGCTCCCTCTTCGGGGCGGTCGATTTTACCGTCACCCCGATGGGCAGGCGCCTGCTGCACAAATGGCTCTCCTACCCGCTGCTCGACAGGGGGAAAATCGAACTGCGCCTGGACGGGGTCGAGGAATTCTCCCAGAACCTCATCGGTCGCAGCGAGGTGCGCAAGCAGCTGAAATATTTCGCTGACCTGGCCCGACTGAATTCCAAGATCGCGCTGAACATCGCTCTGCCCCAGCACCTGCTCAACCTGGGCGACACGCTGCAGAAAATTCCCGGTTTGAAAGGCATTATCACGGATTTCCGCGCCGGCCTCGTGTGCGACGTGCGCGACCGGCTGCAGCCGCTGCCGGAGCTGGTGGCGCTGATCGACAAGACCATCGCCGCTGAGCCGGCCAACACCATCCACGCCGGGCAGATCATCAAGCAGGGCTACAACCAGGAGCTGGACGAACTGCGCGCCATCAGCCACAACGCCAAGGAGATCGTCTCGGCCATGGAGAAAAGCGAAAAAGCCAAGACCGGCATCCCATCGCTTAAAATCAAGTACAACAAGGTCTTCGGCTATTTCATCGAGGTGACCAACTCCCACCTGAAGCTGGTTCCCGAGAACTACATCCGTAAGCAGACGCTGGTCAACGCCGAGCGTTTCCTGACCGCCGAATTGAAGGAGCTGGAGGACAAGATCCTCAAGGCCGAGGAGCGCATCGTCGTCATCGAGGAGAAGCTCTACCTGGAGGTCCTGGCCGAGCTCCAGCGCTTCTCAGGCCAGCTGAATCTCGACGCCGAGCTGATCGCCCTGCTCGACGTCCTCTCCGCCTGGGGCGAGCTCGCCCAGCGCCGGAGCTACGTGCGCCCGGAGGTCAACGACGGTATGGCCATCCGCATCCAGGATGGCCGCCACCCGGTGATCGAGACCGCCGCCGGCCGCGGCTTCATCCCCAACGATCTGGAAATGGCCTCCGAGAGCGACCAGATCCTGATCATCACCGGGCCGAACATGGGCGGCAAGTCGACCTACCTGCGCCAGAACACATTGATCGTCATCCTGGCCCAGGCCGGCTGCTTCGTCCCGGCCAGCAAGGCCCAGATCGGCATTTGCGACCGCGTCTTCACCCGCATCGGCGCCTCCGATTCGCTGATCGAGGGCAAGTCGACCTTCCTGATCGAGATGATCGAGGCGGCGATCATCCTGAACAACGCCAGCGCCCGCTCGCTGATCCTGCTCGACGAGATCGGCCGCGGCACCTCGACCTACGACGGCCTCTCCATTGCCTGGGCGGTGGTCGAGTTCCTGCACGGCCTGAAGGAAAGGCCGCGCACCCTGTTCGCCACCCATTACCACGAGCTGACCGAATTGGCGTCGATCCTGGCCCGGGTCAAGAACTACCACATCGCCGTCAAGGAGTGGCAGGACAACGTCATCTTCCTGCACAAGATCATGCCCGGCCCGACCGACCAGAGCTTCGGCATCCATGTCGCCAAGATCGCCGGCATCCCCAAGCCGGTGATCGAACGCGCCAAGGAGATCCTGCTCAACCTGGAAAAGAAAGAACTGAACCGCCTGGTCAAGGAGCGCATCACCGGCAAGATCGAAAAGATGCCGGCCGTCGAAGCCGGCCTTTTCCCCGAGGACATGGAATTGAAGGTCTGGGACGAGATTCGCGACAAGCTGAAGGAGATCGACATCGCCCGGTTGACGCCGCTGGAAGCCTTGAACATCCTTCAATTCCTGAAAGCCAAGAGCGACAAATTTCAATAGATTTTTTTGGCTGAACTGGAGTTTCCTCTTAAATTCGTTAATACTAAATTTATTTTCGGCCATTGACATTGCCGATCCATATCCTCAAAATGCAGGCATGAGGAAGTTTGGCCTGTTTCTGCTCGCGGGTATCATGGTGGCGGGGATGGTCGGGTGTGGCGGCGGCGAGAACGAAGAGGAGTCGAGGATCGTCCTCTCTGTTCCTTTCGCTGCGGGCGATCTGCCCTTTATGCTCATTCCGATGGGAGAGACAGTTTACCATCCGAAGCCGGAGAATCCCGAGGGACACCCGGGGATCGATTTCTACTGGGACCACCAGGCAACCATCGTCGCGTCCGCGCCGGGCACTGTTGCCTACCTGGAGGCAGGGTACTGGGCGGGGACGTGGGACGTGGTCGTACGCACGGGGAAGTACCTCGTCGGCTACACCGAGCTGGGGTCGTACAACCCCGCCCTACATGTTGGCACGCAGATCGACGCCGGTACGTTCATCGGCTATCCGGGTCCCCTGCCGGGCCGTTGGATGATCCATTGGGAGTTCGGGTACGACTTGGGTTTCAGGTACCCCGATCGGCTCTGCCCGATGACCTACTTCGACGACGCGTCCCGCGCGGCCATAGAGAAGGTGTGGGCAGGCACCGTGTGGGAGTACAAGCCGCTGTTTCCGGATATCTGCAGCGGCGATTTCAATGGCAAGGACGATTAGCATCCAGCTCCTCATCAGCGACGAGATCGCCCTGCTTCTTCAGAACGGCGTGGCTACCTTTAGCCGCTCGTCTTCATAGCATTCGACACCGGATGCGCCGCGGCGAGCCCGAGTCTTTCTCGGCCTCGTGCCGGTGATCGTCGATACAGCTACCGGAACCTGGTATCGTCCTGATCAGCAAAACATTGACGCTGTGTTGGTCGGGCAGCAGGATTAAAACCAGGACCGAAGCGAGTATCATTCAACCGCCTAAGATGAGGTTTCCCGGGGACGCAGAGTTAGAGGTTTGGGACGAGATCCGCGACAAGCTGAAGGAGATCGACATCGCCCGGTTGACGCCGCTGGAGGTGCTGAACATCCTGCAGTTTTTAAAAAGCAAGAGCGACAAGTTCCAGTAGAAATTCAGTTATCTTTAAAATTTTCATTATTCTAGTTGTTTGGTTTTTTAGAATTTACCAAAATGATTCTTAAAATGAGTTTTTGGAAATTGTATTGTAAGACAAAAAATGTAGAAAACGACAAAACTTTAAACGATTATTTCTAAATCTCCAATAAAACAATTTCGTTGTACTTCGCCTTTTCTTTATGGCATAATTTTTAATTAAATGGGCTGAGGTTGCTATTTTTATTTTAAATTTAAAAGTCAAATTGAAATTGCAATCAACCTAGGTTTTAGGGGGAGAACATGGGAATTCTTGAATTCTTTACCAAAAAAAAACTGAAAGAAGAAATCGGCTTACAAAAAGAAAGAATTGTATCACTGGAAAAGGAACGAAATGAATTACGAAAGGTTATGAAGGAGATCGGTGGACTTGATTTGATCGAGATAAAAAAAGAAATTGATAAAATAGAAGAAAGTAAAAATACGAAACTCCAGGATATCGAGAATTGCATAAATACTATAACTGCCTTGGAACTGGTAATAAAAAACAGAAAAAATGAGATAGTTGAACTGGATGAAGAAATTTTACTTCAGTCATTTGGTCTTTATAAACCGAGATATGAATATCTGAAGACTTCAGCGGAGTATAAATTAAAACTAGATGCAATCCGCGAGCAACAAAAAACTAAAGTGAAGGAGGGAACTGCCGCCAGTTGTTCTACAAGTTGGGCGGTCAATCAAAATCTAAAGGAAGGGGAGCGTATGGTTCGCGATTATCAAAAGCTGATCCTTCGCGCATTTAATAACGAATGTGATGCAAGTATTACAGACGTAAAGTTCAATAATATAGAATCAATCGAGAAGAAAATTAGGAAGGCTTATGAAATTCTCAACAAACTTGGTTCTCGGATGAGCATTATTATATCTAGTGAATATCTTGAATTGAAGCTTCAAGAACTCTATCTTAGCCACGAGTATCAGATTAAAAAGCAGGAAGAGAAAGAGGAACAAAAGAGAGTCAGGGAACAGATGAGAGAAGAAGCCAAACTGGCCAGAGAGATCGAGGAGCAACGTTTAAAAATTGAAAAGGAAGAAAAACATTTTAAGAACGCTGTCATTGCGCTTGATAACCAATTAAAAAGTGCGAAGTCCGAAGAAGAACGAAAGGTTATTGAAGTGGAACGCGCTGGGATTCTTGAAAAACTTGGAGAAATTGAAGGGGCTAAAAAAGAAATCGATTATCGCGAGCAGAACACCAGGGCGGGTTATGTATACATCATCTCTAACATTGGGGCATTTGGTGAGAATGTGTTTAAGATTGGCATGACCAGACGTCTCGATCCACAGGAGCGTGTTGATGAACTTGGAGACGCCTCTGTACCTTTTAACTTTGATGTTCATGCAATGATTTTTTCCGACAACGCTCCAACTCTTGAAAATGCAATCCAAAAGAAATTTGCAGCAACCAGATTAAATTTGATCAATTTTAGGCGTGAGTTTTTTCAAGCCAAGCTGGAAGATATTGAGAAAGTAGTGAAAGAGAATTTTTCGAAACCTGTGGAATTCATAAAAACGCCAGATGCAGCTCAATTCCGAGAGTCGATTGAAATTAGGAAATTAACTTTTACTAACTGAAGCGACCGCATATAGTAATTGGGAAAAATAATTGAGTTGATACTTACCCCATCGATAGTGGGAAATCTGGGAACGGTGCTGAATTTTGTGACTTTGTATGTAGAAGCTGAATTCATGCAGCGGGATTGTAATCTATAAAAAAAATTTTCAGGCTTTGCTTTTTTACATGAAACGATCAAGATTGCCTTGTATTTTTTACTTATTCGATGTATTATTGCCTTGTATTTTTACAGAATAAAGGTGGAGAAATATGAAACGAACGATTGGAAAAGCTTTCTTGGAATGGAAACAGGACCCGAAGCGAAAAATTCTGCTGCTGCGCGGGGCCAGGCAGGTAGGCAAGACCTATTCCATAAGGGAACTTGGCAAGACTTTCAGCAGCTTTGTGGAAGTGAATTTTGAGGAAAATCCAGAGATCAAGCCCTTTTTTGAAAAATCGCTCAACCCTTTGGAAATTATTGAGAAACTCGCCATTTATTTCGGCAAGGCAATTGTTCCCGGCGAGAGTTTGCTTTTTTTTGATGAAATCCAGGCCTGCCCGGAAGCATTAAAATCACTGCGCTTCTTTTATGAAAAAATTCCCGAACTCCATGTGGCGGCGGCCGGTTCGCTCCTTGAATTGGCTATTGCCGATCTGCCATCCTTTGGCGTTGGCAGAATTGAATCGCTGTTCATGTATCCCTTGACGTTTGCTGAATTCATGGCAGCGGCCGGAGATCAACAACTAAACAGCCTGATTGCCAAAGCTTCCCCGGAAAATCCTTTGGACAACATTATTCATGAAAAAATATTGGCCAAACTCAAGATTTTTCAAATCATCGGCGGTATGCCCGAAGTGGTTAAAGACTATCTGGAAACAAAAGATTTTAACCGTTGTCAGAAAAAACTTGATAACTTGGTAACGTCGTGGGTCGATGATTTTGCCAAATACAAAAAACGTTCGCCGGTGTTGCGCTTGCAGGAGGTCTTTAAAGCCATTGTTTTTCAAACGGGGAACAAGTTCAAATACTCCAGCATTGCCAATGGGAGAACGGAATTATACAAAGATGCTTTGGAGCTTCTGATCAAGGCAGGGTTGGCATACAAGGTATGTCATACATCTGCTCGAGGCTTGCCTCTGGGCGCGCAAATAAACGAAAAAAAATTCAAGGTTCTGATAGTTGACAGCGGCATCTTTCAGCGCATTCTGGGCTTAAACCTTTCCGAATATATTGCATCCGACCTGCAGCAGCTGATCAACAAAGGGCATTTGGCGGAACTGTTTGCCGGATTGGAATTGATAAAATCGGCATCTCCTTACAGCTATCCCGAACTTTATTATTGGCACCGCGAGCAAAGATCCAGCAATGCCGAAGTCGATTTTGTTATTCAGGGAAAGAAAGGGGTAGTTCCGCTGGAAGTCAAGTCAGGTACAAAGGGCCAGATGCAGAGCCTGTATATTTTTCTTAAAGAAAGAAACCTTTCCAAAGGTGTCAGGATATCGGCTGAAAAATTTTCACACCATGGCAAAATAACAACCATCCCCCTCTATGCCGCTTCCAGGGCATATGGAATATAGTTTTTTTTTCCTATAGGACATGGTGCTGAAGGTGTGGGACGAGATCCGCGACAAGCTGAAGGAGATCGATATCGCCCGGTTGACGCCGCTGGAAGCGCTGAACATCTTGCAGTTCCTTAAAAGCAAAAGCGACAAGTTTCAATAGATTTTCCGATCCTCCGACGTCAGGAGGAGTTGATCGGTCTGTCCCCAAAGGGGATGGATAGTTTGTGCTGCATCGATTGCAATTTCATTAAATTATTCTTAGAATTCAATCATGATGAAAAATGATTTTCCTGTCAATTCCAAATATGGACCGAAACCAGTCTGGAATGAAAACCATCGATTGCTGCGCCGGACTCCGGCCGTCTCGCATTGATGGATGGGATTGAAATGATGGGGGATGCGATCATGAGAAAAACAATCATCCGGAACATCGGACTGATCCTCGCCGTCCTGTTTCTTTCCGTCTCTTGCGGCAGGGAAGAAGATGAGATTACCTGGCCCGGTGGCCCGGTCATGTTCACCCTGTCGCCGGTTCCATACAGCGCCATCTCTTCCGCGACCCCGCTGGGAAACCTGAATCCGCCGGGCCACACAATCCCGAGCAACCATATGGGTTTTTACCTCAACGCCGGCACACACCAGGTGTGCGCCATGGCCGCCTGGAGGATCACGAGGGT is part of the Candidatus Aminicenantes bacterium genome and encodes:
- a CDS encoding ATP-binding protein, which codes for MKRTIGKAFLEWKQDPKRKILLLRGARQVGKTYSIRELGKTFSSFVEVNFEENPEIKPFFEKSLNPLEIIEKLAIYFGKAIVPGESLLFFDEIQACPEALKSLRFFYEKIPELHVAAAGSLLELAIADLPSFGVGRIESLFMYPLTFAEFMAAAGDQQLNSLIAKASPENPLDNIIHEKILAKLKIFQIIGGMPEVVKDYLETKDFNRCQKKLDNLVTSWVDDFAKYKKRSPVLRLQEVFKAIVFQTGNKFKYSSIANGRTELYKDALELLIKAGLAYKVCHTSARGLPLGAQINEKKFKVLIVDSGIFQRILGLNLSEYIASDLQQLINKGHLAELFAGLELIKSASPYSYPELYYWHREQRSSNAEVDFVIQGKKGVVPLEVKSGTKGQMQSLYIFLKERNLSKGVRISAEKFSHHGKITTIPLYAASRAYGI